Within the Mugil cephalus isolate CIBA_MC_2020 chromosome 1, CIBA_Mcephalus_1.1, whole genome shotgun sequence genome, the region TATCCTGTACTATATGCAGAGACAATAAAGTGGAATCTAATTTAATCCAGAGCATGGAATTCTTTAATATGATGCTGAACAAAGCTGCAGAAATGACTGTGTCTAATGGACGACTTGGTCATTCTGTCCATGGGTCTCTTGTTTTGTGGATGATGCACTTCTTTTATGGAcctgaaaatatgaaaaagaattACACTAAAAGTATGaaactgacaaacaaaaaaataatgctaaCAAAGATGCTagcagtggtgtgaaaaagtgttggaccccttcctgatttatttttttgttgttgttgttgtttgtttgtcacatttaaatgtttttttacatcataaaaCAAATTGCGAAAGAACGCAAACAAAGTACACCATGGACGTTGTGTGATAAGTTAtgttttaagataaataaaatcaggaaGTTTGCAAACACTTTTCCACACCACTGTAGTGTTCTCTATGACCTTACtaagaaaaaatacagtgatagtCAACATCATGTTTGTTCTTCTCTGATTTTAGGTGCATATGTGAACTGTGACATGATGTCTGTTTTATTATGGTGCTACTGTAGCAGCAGAATCAATGTCATTAGAAACAATCTCATGAAAATTCAGTCTGTAAATCAAATGAAGTAGAATTTGATTATTAGATTTCATTACAACATCAtgatatatgtttttgttttgttttgttttttactgtaaatgtaatttgaatACTACTGATCCAGTAGATCTagtgtaaatatatttgtgtgacAATTTCTAAATTAAAATACTTTACATAATGTTAACTTACTGCTCACCTTGAAGCTGAAGATGAGATGTAACATTAATGTATTCATGGTCTGGTTCCCCTGAAATCATGTTCCATGAGTTTAGATGAGTCACTGATAATAATCTATGTCTGACAGCTCCAAATGAATCAAAGTTTCTACTgtaccacttcctgtgtttccagagcctctgattgattcatagacacaaacatcagctacaGGTCAAAGAAAATCAAGACAACATCCAATGAGTCACTTGAGCTTTTGattgaaaagtcaaagtgggTGTTAGAAATAGTTGTGAAAAGAATGATTGGAAAGGCTGAccatggagaagagaggagtaaaCTTGAGTTTCATTCTGGTTCACTGTTTGTTGTGTAGCAGAGCCTTGGTTGATgttcagagactgagagagactaAAGCATGAAGGAGTTTAATAAGGAACATGGAAAGTATTGTTATGATGAtcaagatgagacaagagtGTTGGACCAACCTGTTACTGCATGCAtctggaaaagagacaaatacaaatatgtgtaCAAGTCTTCACTTCATGTCAAAGATCAGAATTTATCAGTGATTTTTAGTAAATGATCAACTGGAAAATGTCTCaccctttatttttctgcagcaacaaagaagcaggagaataatcagtgaaattccacaaaccagtccaacgatcaatggaagaagaaatgaagagctctcaGACCTGGACACTGCTGTAATTAATAATGAGCTTCAATTAAATATGAGTATAAATCAACTTAAGAAATGGCCTTTGCATATGACGACTGCTACTattaactagaaaattccctgagggaaattttgaaagggccactGGGGGCTACTGctgggggtaccgtctctgtcaacatgggaatcaaacccacAACCAGAGCTAATCAGATAGACATATGATCATCTGtcactgaacactgaacaccCACACAAGtcacctgtctgtgtgtgcatgtgtgtaactgtaatgaCATAAAGTTAtctgtcagtttgtgtgtatgtgtgggagaAGAGTTCACACTGTATCTGTAGCTGTAATCACACAATGTTACcttcgtgtttgtgtgtgtgtatgtgtgtggcaaAGGAGTGTGCGCATACtagtacatgtgtgtgtgtaactgtaatcacaaagttacctctATTGTGTGTGTAAGAGGATGCAtctgcgtgcatgtgtgtgtgtggtagaggagttgttgtaacataaatgtatgggagacaGGGGTCAGTAGTATTAACAGCAcagacatcagaggagtccctgattaatgaattggtctcagctgtggctctggcTTGAGGATCATTGGTTGCCATGGCAAATTGAGGTGGTTGTCAATGATGACACAAGCACCcaaggcagagacagacagaaacgtATAGAAAAAGGGCGATTTTCTCCTTCTGCACTGGtttcacatttgggcttactgtgacaaaatggtacctcctatcagaaaaacacgcAGACCATGGGCGTCTTGAGgacttcctgaagactttgatatgttatttgtctttcaggattcactgtgatagatgctgatgaatggaaatctgaagaacaaaatacaaaatacagtattttgGAGGCGAGTTTTAAACAGGGtcccttttgtttcttttagaaAACTTTTGCCTTAGAATCAGTGGAGGGCAGAGAGAGACGTGACCACACTCAGAGGCttaaagtttaaattctgtGTCACACTGCTTTGATGAGCACATGGTaagagacaagacaagaaaagtttcagacaatTTCAGACATCTTGAGTCCCACTCTGATTGATGATGTCACCCACTCTGACACGAACATTCCGCGCAATACACACTCATGATGTCAGAATTTCTCCAAAAATTATGTCAcctataaaatgtgtaaaattcaTTTCAATACAAACtgttttcaagtttttcaaAATTTATATGTTTTTCCCGATCAAACCACATTCTCTGTTATATATCtcgaaaaagaaatgaagaggaaaaataagaagaagaaacctaaaaaataaaatgaaaatgaatgaaaacaaactcacatgttacagccatccaactctgtggtgattgttttcctgaggactgacacttgtagaagccttcatctgactttgacactgcagagatgatcagctcctctctggtatcatgttggatgagtttgtcattgtgatagaaaaacacagtagaaagaacattttgtgtcttcaacttgcagccaagagaaacagaatctccctcagtgacaggatggacagggctcaccaggatgataccatcagctggaaaacagtcaaacaacatgacatttaatgtaGAGATCAGCAGATTCAGGTGGATGACAGTAACATGTGATTAATACTCACTCTGTCcagtgatgttgactgcgttgctgaaagctgatccagactcacaccagtacactgcatTACTGTCCCTTAACctattaacattacatgttgatccagtcattgtcccccaggtagaacagtgtgacaggacgccatcatcagtaaacctcctcactctccactcagtagagtttccctcacagctcagagagacagagtcagaggtgaagtgctgcactctgtcaggattcactgtgagagacgctgatgaatggaaatctgaAGAACAAAATACATCATCaaatttcatgtgaaatattgtCCAGAAAACAACAGGCATCACAAAACACCTAATATAAATGATGCAAgttaaaaaggaacaaaataaaacaatcatagaaactgacctccagaccagacaaactgaggtcgactgtaatcagtgtaaaacattggctctcctcttccagctctacacacatatcctgctgtgtgtgtctgtccatcaatgatgtaggaatctCGTTCAGTTCCATTGATGCTAACAGGAAGCAGCACAAACTTGGAATACTGATACTTGCGTGGTAGATCAGGAACTgtaggacgtttggtgaagttgttaactgactaaTCACAAAAACCTGCTGACTTGAGTGTTGTTCAAAAGTCACTGTGTTTATTCATTAGAGACATTATttgagtttatttgtgtttacatttattttatgtaggTTCTGTATTTAAAACAATAGTAGTCCCATAATGTAATAATCTTAACATTGTCATCTTTATCCCAGCAGAAGATTAATTCTAGAGCACAGCTGATCAAATAGTTGATCGTACACTGCTGATCAGGTGCAAGTATAGAGAACTACAACTGCAACCAAAGGTGTAAAGCAATGCACACTGCATGCAGCTTAATGTGTGTGGGGTgacagacacaacaaactgtATGTGAGTGTATGACTTACATGACACTGAAAATGTGATGGCTTTACTCCACTCTGTTGAAGAATATGAGTCATCTCTGCGTCTACCCTTACAATTATAGTCTCCACCTCTGGGCACATACACAGTGAAAGtccagtttttattgtttgtccaCTGTATAGATGACCAGGGTGATTTCCATCCATATATCCACTCAGTGTCTTCACCTCCCTGGACCTCACATGTCAGAGTGATATTCtcacctctgaatatctgaggccagttgtgttgtcgtgttacaacagccttgttggaaactgtttccaccagatatgaacagttgggacacaaatagaaacatgaaatcaacagagaaaactcaacatGGTAGGTTTCATCACCAATTCCACTGAATATTATTGaatcatgaatatttcaaacttaACAACTGAACTCACTGATTATCTCAATGGTGACTGGATCACTGTGATAAGTGTAGTAAACTgattctcctcttcctccccttcctcctcggCACCGGTAGATTCCTGCTTGTGATACACTGATGAatctgttttctccatcatttgTTCTGACTTGATATTCAGAAGTGTCTGTGCTGCGTTTGAACCactcatatttccatccagcagagggctccacagagcaggtcagtgtcactctgcctcctactggtatggttgttggtcctgATGTCAGTGTGGCCCTGGGTTTATCTGATGCGATAAAGAAATATATTGTTAACATTGTTTTATCTGCactgtttgttattttacagCCAATGTTACACATGTGGTGATCACATCTGAGTTTGATTGTGTCCTACGACTGTGAATGTTTCAGGACTGTTTATTCAGAGTTTAACAtatgaggaggtgaggaggtccTTGTCAAACTTTCAAGACTCACCATATTCTCAGTTTGCATTaagatgaattaaaaatgaaactgtcCACAGTATTGACTTGATCCACATATGACCAACAATTATGAACTCATTCTGTTGATACCATGTTGAGGTCTTACCTGATACAGTTAAAGAGACAGTATTACTGCACTTTGTGTCATTTGAGATCCTGTGGCGACCACAGCACTGATATTCACCACTGTCATTTGTAGACAGACGATTTAATCTGTAGACTTGTGTTTCGTAGGCGAGAACTTGTTGATCACTCCTGTTGAATTTATAATCCCAGTCAGtgtctcctccttccttcatgtcACATGTGAAGGTAACAGACTCTCCAATGAACAAAGGTGACCAGTAGGGGTTAGTAGTCAGCACAGCatctggaagaaaacaaatatgctGTGTGTTTAACACAATAGAGTTAAGCAACATAAATGCACCCACTCTTCTTGTGTTACACAAAGTGTAGGACGCGTAGATTTAAATAGTGAAAAcactgacagaaacacagaaataggATGTGACTGAAAGAGATAAAGCAGGTGAAGACTCAGCTTGAGTGAATAATAAAGGAAGAGAGTCTATTTGAACCTGAGAGAAAATATTCACCTATTCAGCTCTGATCCACTTCTGGCAGAAAGGATTTAAATAGTATGAAGAggtgcatgtgtttgcatttgaagCTAAAACTCGATGTAGACCTActatttttcatttgattttgaaTTACTATTGGTTATCCGTCTCAGTCCTGTCGAGAACAGATTGTGTTCTGGATTCAAACGCACATTTTATCTGCATTCATCTCCCTCTTGAATTGAAGATtaagtgtaaataaaatgtcccatgattaaattaagtaaatgaaAAAGTTGTAGTGCAGTTACCTTGTGCATGTCCACAGTAGAGGAACACGCTTGTCACTAAAATAGAAATAGAGATTTTAGTCACAATGAAACCATGACAACTGCTACGACAGCAAATCTATCAAATTATCAGAACTGATGAagcaatattattattttctgttgtgatttAACACAGTTCTTGCCTACAGATCTAAAACACGTTGACTGCCAAAACACTGCCTGTATAAAGCAGTTGGTGAAAAGTGTCTGGTACTCACaggtcaacaacagcacagatAGAAAAGTTtgtcccatcctcacatccagcactgactCTGTTGTTCTGACTGAGAGACACTACCAGTTTGagatcatttgttttcttctaaagccttttttctgtctgattaGTCCATCCCAACTTCCTTCTGGCTTTAACCAGTCCCATGCAGCAACACTGTGTTTGACCACAGACTTCGACACTTCCTGCAGACCTGCTGCAACATACCAACTAAGTTAACACATGTTTCTAAATCTGTCTCATCATATGGAGGATATAGTTTATGGGTAGGAATGACTTGCTTCATTTTCCCTGACAACATGAGATACAAATGTCTTAACACAGTACTCTCACTAGTGGTTCGTGGCACAAGGGCAAAAGAGAAGCACATAAAAGCGGAACGGAGGTTGTTGCTGCAATGTTTCCAAACATACAAGTGCAAAGTGGAAAGGGCAGTAAGAATAAAGccaaaacagaacaataaacACAGATTCATAGATTCCGGAATAATAAATTCTACTCACATACGAAATACAATGTGATCAAATCTCTTGTTCCACAATAAGATTTCATTGCTCATTATTCCTCATCTTAACTTGAATAAATGGAAACCCACAAACTAAGCAGACGGCTGCCATGACCTGTTCAGGTCAGTCAATAAAGTACCGTTTTAAAAAGTTCTGGTTGATCTCTGGCCCTCTcacataaataaagacaatgtTTTACTCATTTATAATTTAGTATAATTAACATAAATAGTTCTGACCATTTAACATCTACAATTGAAAACATCCAGAAGTAGATGAAAGACTGActgtggagaagagaggagtaaaCCTGATGTTAATGTTCATCCTGGTTGACTGTCTGCTCTGTAGTGGAGCTTTGCtacaaaagtaaacaaagacatttGTTGTACTGTCTTATAACACAGTCTGTATGTGAATtgtgccaaaaagaaaaaggttgtGAAACATGATCAGCATTCCAGTTCTGTGCTGGATTTAACCCCAATGTTTGCAGTTTCATGTCAGTATGAGATCAGATGTTTTAATCACAAGTTATTCTATTGTCTGGTCCAGCCCcacttccttctctctcacaTCATTATTTAAAATCATCTCTACAATGTCTTCAGTTAAGTTTTGATCTAAAAAGAGACTTGAGAGCTAACAATTTACTCCCTGTGAGACTCTGTGAAATTCAATAAGCGCCAACTTattgagagacagagagaactGCCTGCCTTTATACACCAACAGTAATTATTCACATGACTACATACACTCATCAGCATATTAATAGCATCAAACCATCCAAACCAAGAACTCAAATCAACACTAATTATGATTCTACTGCCCAGAGAGCAGTGAATTCATGATCAATTATAAGAGTAAAATGGTCTAAGGCCATTAGAGTAATAGTCAAACAATATATAATCTGTAAGAACAGTTCAGACAGTTAAGTAAATGCTAAAGTGTAAACACTTTGCTTAATTTTgacaatgttttattataaGCCAGCATGATCTGTGATGAGCAAGAAGGTATTGATCTGTTCCACTACTATCGATtgtggcagtagctcaggggGTAGAGCGGttgtccaataactgaaagatTGATGTTCGCAGTATTTCTGGAATatgttgctgctgtgaacaaacaaacctgtttCTTGCTTCCTATATAGGATTGTAAAGTAGTCTGCAGTCTGCTTCCCACCTAACGGACTGGAATCCGTGTATCATtccttctttctattttcatttgtcaatcaaaactcaaacaatgaaaaagtgacagattatttggttttttgttgtcactgtttcagtgcaaaagcaaaatgcaCTTTTGGAGAGTGTGCAGCCGTCTACCTTTTATCTAAGAGAAACAAGCCaaatcaacaaatacaaaagtaaGTTTTTAAGTGATTTTCATTGGTGCggttacacagagaaaaaatcaAAGGAGATTTCGACCAGCAACGTACCTgcaagaggaaaaacagcaaaagctAGAACCAAAGGTGGCAGCAATTTCCATTAAGACATCTGGTAAATACACCGGTTGATGAAATAATAGCTGGCAACATAAGTGGCAGCATGACCAAggatgttttaaagaaaatatcctCTGAAGTGAAGAAGAGTTCAAGGCTTCACAACGATGTAATGCTGGAACTAATGCTCACTCAGAAAGTAATTTGGGAGAGCAGCAGTCATGCATCATTTAAAGGTTATCTTCAGCACCTACAAACTGATCAATTCGCTCTACATTTGTACACACAGGGTGGACTTAATATTCTGTCTGAACACCTTAAAACAACATCACCTGTCACTCTCTACCTTGATGCTACAGGCAGTGTTGTCCAGAAAATACCAGATCAAAACAAGAAAGTTCTGTATTATGCTCTGGTTTTGCCGGCATGAACAAGGACAGCCCTCCCCTACCTGTCACTGAACCTGTGTCAAACAGCCATTCAGTTCCTGCCATGTCACACTGGTTTATGGAATTTAAAAGAAGCAtatccaacaaaacaaaaaaacatatagcACAGGTTGAGACAGATCATAGCTGGGCTATGATTAAGAGTGTACTTATTGCATTCAACAGGTCATGTGATCAATTGATTCATAATCAGTGTGGGATCATAGTACTCCACTGGCTGCATGAGGTAGTCTACacttcttgtttttatattttaaatctctaaatatattttattcatttttatatgtaaatattagcattttagctCTGTAAATGACAGTAAATTGTTGTGTGTTGCCATCTCAGTCTTCCTGTGCCCTGCTAGTTGATCTGTCCATTCCCTTCACTGAAGggcttatttaaatgtctgcgAATGACTGCCACCTGGTGGCCAGTCTCTTTTGTGGAGGGAGCAGGATATAAAAGGGAGGAGACTACGCATCCCTGTAAGCTccacctgtgtctgtgtgtgtgtgcgctcacctGTGCGCACCTCCATCCCTGATCGTTTGTTCTCTGGGCTGGCGCGGCCTTTGTGCTGCTGACCTTTTCTTTGTTGGCTCATCTTTGTGACTCCTCGAGTAAGTTTTCCTTTGGTGTATTGTAATTATGTATTGTTTTGCGTTGATACTGTCTCAGTATGGTCTGACGTCGTTGCTGTTATGAGGAGGCAGAATCAGAGACGGCACCTTCAAAATCAAGTAGCTCCCTTGGCGGAGTGGAACGAGGTATGTGGACTTCAGATTTGTgttattgctttattttgatgtgttgATTTAGTCGTATGTGGTGATGCCACTCAcgtcattttaatgttttattctaaGTTTAGCAACGTTGTTTAATCGcctaataaaatgtatttttatttgtttgttcttttgaatGGTGATAAGGTTGATCCTTTTTGACTCTGTATTGTTGAGTAACGACAATATGTTTAATCTGTATAactgtttcttccttttcttttgtattcTTTCTGCATAGTTTCCACGGTGCTGTAGACCACGCAAGATAATAAACTAAGGCACCCGTACGAAACACTCCGCCTCATTCTTTGAACCAAGGGTCCGCTACAAGCTCAACAGCTTCCAGGTCATGTGATCAATTGACTCATGATCAGTGTGGGATCATAGTACTCCACTGGCTGCATGAGATAGTCTACACCtcttgttttttgcattttaaatctctaaatatctgttattcatttttctatGTAAATATTAGCAGGCATCTTCTATCTCcgtgtgtttactgtaaagtCTGCAATACGGGCTGCACTTGAAATGTTGGAGTGGTTTGCTCGGAGTCGCACTGGAGCGAAGAAGAGGTTAAACCGGAGCGAATGTCTGTCCAATATCCAACTTAAAACTAACTTCAGTGCGGTGCTGTATTTGAGCtaaagcttctacaatgatacagtctgtcaggccaccAAGTGACAACATCAGAATGTATGttcagatacatcaacatcgatgcagcattcctgttcacatcaagcCGCGTCGAGCCGAGTCAACAAAATCccgtttttgtccttttttcttttttctttctctttttcctcctgactgtacataaagaaagagtgagatgagagtgtgatttagattaaaatagtgtgattgtacattcAAGTCtgatgctgtgaaaaagaactctgcgtgtagctaaatgcttagattaaaaaagtgtcatcgtgcagataaaagttttattttatgcaacaaGAGAAATCTTatttgacaaaaaagacaaacatggtttcaaggtttattgagcacgttttagttcatgtttattctgacaaagaatgtttgtcttattgtattaatacttaatgtatttagttttggttttaaataaacgaaactaaacattttgaacgcttaaacattgccctgttttgtccttatatgtgtgcccccctgaaaaaacactggccccaCCTCGGCCCCCCTGGTAATTTTGATCTAGAACCGCCACTGCCTCCCCTCCACTTTTcaccctcctctttcttctctgcatcATAATCTGGACATTTATCAGTGGGGGCAACACTTCTGTGTGATAGTCTCTGCTGGAGGAATGTCAAGCTGTGAACTCACAGGTGAGAGGGTTGTGCAAACCTTTCAACCCATTAGTTATTTTATAGTATAGTTTGACATAAtgtagccctgtgatagactggagacctgtccagggtgtcctccacctctcacctgatgacagctgggacaggctccagcaacccctgtgaccctagtgaggatgagtggtagtagaagatgagatgagtttgtcctctctgtgtctccatcatggtTGAGTCTtggagcctcagtaactctgagctctgaggttgaacatccatctgcaggatggaggttttactggtataaagctgcTCCAGATGACTGTTTTGGGgcccaagggagacctacacaatattaggaaggtggtcatgatgttatgctcATCCTGCCAGCAGGGGGTGCTGTTGTCCCAGGTGCTGTAAGTATCACCAAGGAGAATTGACCCCCAGAGCATCTATGAAGCAACTttgaacagaacccagctcGTATAGAGGAACCCACCTGACTAAGGCcaaccaggtagagacagaaaaagagaacagagcagcagctgaacaacataaacacacatctgtcatagatacaaacatcggACTAAAACGCACACATAAAAAGATACACAGCtattaacatgctatacaggagtagcacacaaatgcatgagtaGTAATAGAGACAAAAAGTCATtagaggacagaaaataaattagaggatGGGAGCTTGGTGCAAGAGGATAGGTGCTCAGAGCATCATCCCCCATCATCCTTGGCCTATAGCAACATCACTAAGGGATGGAGTCACCTGAGCAGCATTAACTATGAGCTAAGTAGCtgcctggtttgttgttttgtctgtgcccACCCTGAAGAtactttgtgtttaaaataaatcattctctTTCTCACTGCAGGGAAAAGGGCAGTCATCTGTTTATGTAACCTTCAACTTTCCCTCATGGAGCACTCTGTAGcatatccacacacaaacacaccacgtATGAAACATGTCAAATCTGAACAGACTTTTCAAACGTTAACTCCTGTGACCTGCTGCTCAAGATGTGACTGGGAGTCCATCTGTGATCACAATATGTCCCTATGTCCTGATTCAGAGTTTGTCTTTgattaaaaccacattaaacTGTAAGAAGACCATctcataaacacaatgaaaacactacaGACATTTTACTacaggacaaaaaaattaaaaattaaaaagtttattgATGCATAACATAGTTAGAAAAGTCCAAGCTTTTTACAATATACTTAATCAGTTCAGGGAAACATGAAATACTTGTTATACTATCAGTTCTTCTCAACATAGTTAGCTTCTTTAAGTGGACATGTAACAGAATGATGTTTGATGACAGAACATGAAGAACTGAAAAAGATGCTGATATTAAAGCCACACAATCATTACATTCATACAAACTAAAgctttttataaaatacatctgcactaaaagcagcacattcagctggtttatgtctttaaatatcTGCTATTCATGTGAGTAGCTTCACTTTTATGATCTATTCAGAGGGTTTTGTTGATACAGATCTCTATTGACCTGAAaggaaatagacaaaaataaatatccaactCACAACTGCTAACTTCTGCTTAAATCCTAgatgtcaaacatgtttgatgtcaTTCAGGTTTAATGTGAGCAGTTCAGAAATCTTAAAATTACATGTGTGAACCTTCACGTTACCAGATAATCTGATGATTTATCCTCTATTTACCAGGAGGGTGAAATCCAGGAACAAATCAGACCaaaactcctgtagtctgagcacAACAGAGATCTATTCTTAGAAATCAACGTTATATTTACCATGAGATGTTCCTGGtttgatttcagaataaaatgtttcttcatCTGCTGCAGGAGCTGATTGTCctgtgaacaaagacagagattgTTTCAGtcacttaaaactaaaaaatacatccagtttcttcactaaaatgtaaaagaaacctactgtactaaaagaaatacaagacaACGTGTAACAAACGACAATAATATCTACATTAGTTTGTTGTTTCCACATAAAACACTCACCCTCCTTAGTGATGTTTTTAAGCTCAATCAAAGAATATGTGACATCCATGGATTCATCTGAAATATAGTGGCATACCatct harbors:
- the LOC125012972 gene encoding uncharacterized protein LOC125012972, with the protein product MRHTFLCVLLLTLLDTLLYCGHAQDAVLTTDPYWSPLFTGESVTFICDMKEGGVTDWDYKFNKDGGEFTPYNIDQRYTLNSLSPGHSGEYQCCGSHKRSRQTKCSKIVTLTVSASDKPKATLTSGPTTIPVGGRVTLTCSVEPSAGWKYEWFRRSTDTSEVQAINDGGNGVISVSQGGIYWCIGGRGRRGEPVYYTDHSDPVTIEIIISNKTVVTRQHNWPQIFRGEKITLTCEVQGGEDTEWKYEWRKPRSSTHWTDNKYWTFTASESSSGDYMCRSRLRDDSYSSQSGCLSVRTTESVLDVRMGQTFLSVLLLTLTSVFLYCGHAQDAVLTTNPYWSPLFIGESVTFTCDMKEGGDTDWDYKFNRSDQQVLAYETQVYRLNRLSTNDSGEYQCCGRHRISNDTKCSNTVSLTVSDKPRATLTSGPTTIPVGGRVTLTCSVEPSAGWKYEWFKRSTDTSEYQVRTNDGENRFISVSQAGIYRCRGGRGGRGESVYYTYHSDPVTIEIIISNKAVVTRQHNWPQIFRGENITLTCEVQGGEDTEWIYGWKSPWSSIQWTNNKNWTFTVYVPRGGDYNCKGRRRDDSYSSTEWSKAITFSVSFVVLYTCT